One window from the genome of Antricoccus suffuscus encodes:
- a CDS encoding ABC transporter ATP-binding protein produces the protein MSGLFATNQTSEDIDRISAARESAIEIRDVSKRFKLFADRRTNLKEMVTDRRRKDRSDEFWALRDISLDIPRGKTFGLIGHNGSGKSTLLKLIAGIHRPTKGSVVAHGRVSAMLELGAGFHPELSGRENVYLNGSILGMTRKQIDRAMERIVDFSGLSEFIDTPVKIYSSGMYVRLGFAIAVNLDPEILIVDEVIAVGDEEFQRKCFDHLYDLRRRGTTIVMVSHSLGLMAEICDEVAWIDSGRLRGVGPARKLTDEYLASVNIREAESAQGISHESPAYGSTEVDPSRHGSGEVQVTDIEYLDAEGSSVAFLTSGQSCTLRVHYSASAEISSVALGLSFDHESGAHIADTNSGYDNGSSSLQAGRGHFDYRMDRLPLLPGAFTLSTLLSDKGHTYDSRERAFIMKVRAAESNLGSGLVRFEGLWTGPGSS, from the coding sequence ATGTGTCGAAGCGATTTAAACTCTTCGCGGACCGACGCACCAATCTGAAAGAAATGGTAACGGATCGTCGCCGGAAAGATCGGAGTGATGAGTTTTGGGCGTTACGTGACATATCGCTCGACATACCCAGGGGTAAGACGTTCGGTCTGATCGGGCACAACGGGTCCGGCAAGTCAACTCTCCTGAAGCTGATTGCCGGCATCCATCGTCCGACCAAAGGGAGCGTGGTTGCGCACGGACGGGTGTCAGCCATGCTCGAGCTCGGTGCAGGTTTTCATCCGGAGTTGTCCGGGCGTGAAAATGTGTATCTTAACGGGTCGATCCTCGGAATGACTCGCAAGCAGATCGACCGCGCGATGGAGCGGATAGTCGACTTCAGTGGCTTGAGCGAGTTTATAGACACGCCCGTGAAGATCTATTCGTCGGGGATGTACGTGCGTCTTGGTTTTGCGATCGCGGTCAACCTTGATCCGGAAATCCTCATTGTGGACGAGGTCATCGCTGTCGGCGATGAGGAGTTCCAGCGCAAATGTTTTGATCATTTGTATGATTTGCGCAGACGCGGGACGACCATAGTCATGGTCTCCCATAGCCTCGGCCTGATGGCGGAGATCTGCGACGAGGTCGCCTGGATTGATAGCGGTAGGCTGCGAGGAGTGGGGCCCGCGAGAAAATTGACGGACGAATACCTCGCTTCGGTTAACATAAGGGAAGCCGAGAGCGCCCAAGGCATAAGCCATGAGTCGCCAGCGTATGGTTCTACGGAAGTCGACCCGAGTCGTCATGGATCTGGGGAGGTCCAGGTGACTGATATTGAGTACCTTGACGCTGAAGGTAGTTCGGTGGCGTTTCTGACCAGCGGTCAATCGTGTACGCTGCGGGTTCACTACTCTGCGTCGGCAGAAATTTCGAGCGTGGCATTAGGCCTTAGTTTCGATCATGAGTCAGGCGCACATATCGCTGATACGAATAGCGGTTACGACAACGGATCTTCCTCACTGCAGGCTGGCCGCGGCCACTTTGACTATCGAATGGATAGACTCCCATTGCTTCCAGGAGCCTTTACGCTATCCACTCTGTTGTCGGACAAAGGTCATACGTACGATTCTCGAGAGCGAGCCTTCATAATGAAGGTCCGGGCCGCAGAGTCGAATCTTGGTTCGGGTTTGGTTCGTTTTGAGGGTCTGTGGACCGGACCCGGATCCTCTTAG
- a CDS encoding glycosyltransferase family 2 protein, with product MSNDQVDATVAVVTRTKNRPILLDRAIESVLAQTYQDFSIVIVNDAGDPGPVNEVVGRHLERSKGRIRVIHNVVSSGREGAMNDGVRGSSSKYISIHDDDDSWHPEFLEKTVAHLEGSHDAGVMARTEVIYERIEAGSVVTESSEILAADKHEITLLDMLVRNYAPPISFLYRRSLHDEVGFYDNSLPVLADWDFNLRVLQRHTVGFLDGQPLAKWHHRRDAEGDLGNSVVVASADHSHYDIAIRDRYIRGTAQANGLGHYLFVAELVNRTNQGAHERTDHTNSLINALSDLAGHTDQKLHILGQDLHAELARIEKAIENINSANISATNRLIAQFGILNGRIDHIQNLINAQSLRARARRILNAPKSWR from the coding sequence GTGTCGAATGACCAGGTCGACGCAACCGTCGCCGTTGTCACCCGAACCAAGAATCGCCCAATCTTACTAGACCGGGCAATTGAAAGCGTGCTTGCCCAGACTTACCAGGATTTCAGCATCGTCATCGTGAACGATGCGGGCGACCCAGGACCAGTGAATGAAGTCGTTGGACGCCATCTAGAGCGCTCCAAAGGACGAATTCGTGTGATACATAACGTCGTGTCTAGCGGCCGTGAAGGCGCCATGAACGACGGAGTACGCGGATCTTCATCGAAATACATTTCCATTCACGACGACGACGACAGCTGGCACCCAGAGTTTCTCGAGAAGACCGTAGCTCATCTCGAGGGCTCACACGACGCGGGCGTCATGGCACGCACGGAAGTAATCTACGAACGGATAGAAGCGGGAAGCGTCGTCACGGAGTCAAGCGAGATCCTCGCCGCCGACAAGCACGAGATTACCCTACTGGACATGCTAGTGCGCAACTATGCGCCGCCAATCTCGTTCCTCTACCGCCGCTCCCTTCACGACGAGGTGGGCTTCTACGACAACTCGCTTCCAGTTCTCGCGGATTGGGATTTCAACCTACGAGTTCTCCAGCGCCACACGGTGGGATTTCTTGACGGACAACCACTTGCCAAATGGCACCACCGTCGCGACGCCGAGGGCGACCTGGGCAACAGTGTCGTTGTCGCCAGCGCCGATCACTCCCATTACGACATAGCGATACGAGACCGGTATATAAGAGGCACCGCGCAAGCCAACGGTCTGGGGCATTATCTCTTTGTCGCCGAACTTGTTAACCGAACCAACCAGGGTGCACACGAACGAACGGACCACACAAATAGCTTGATCAACGCGTTATCGGACCTGGCCGGCCATACCGATCAAAAACTCCACATCCTCGGCCAGGATTTGCATGCAGAGTTAGCGCGGATTGAAAAAGCTATCGAGAACATCAACTCTGCCAACATCAGCGCGACGAATCGTCTCATCGCCCAGTTTGGGATTCTGAACGGCAGAATCGATCATATACAGAACTTGATCAATGCCCAGTCACTGCGAGCACGCGCGAGGCGAATACTCAACGCGCCAAAAAGCTGGCGCTAG
- a CDS encoding NAD-dependent epimerase/dehydratase family protein — protein sequence MISEMAKTCLVTGGAGFIGCALSTELPKHFDRVVAMDNMHPQVHANATRPGDLDERVELLVGDVTSGDDWDRILADVAPSTVIHLAAETGTGQSLTEASRHAEVNVVGTTQMLDAFTRNGKLPERIVLTSSRAVYGEGAWQDANGKIVYPGQRTRDMLDRAQWDFPGLTVLPFNSSTVVADPTSVYGSTKLAQEHIIRAWSLAMKVTPVIFRLQNVYGPGQSLTNPYTGILPFFAQKARSGDSIPVYEDGDIVRDFVYINDVASAIVSGALNSGGNKFAYDIGSGSGTTILQVAEIIASIYDAPRPTINGMFRDGDVRAASCTITDSQSALDWSPKVSVTDGVARLCHWIDTGERS from the coding sequence GCCTCGTTACCGGCGGCGCCGGGTTCATCGGCTGCGCGTTGTCGACCGAGTTGCCCAAGCATTTCGATCGCGTCGTCGCCATGGATAATATGCACCCGCAAGTGCACGCGAACGCGACAAGACCAGGCGACCTAGACGAACGCGTTGAACTACTCGTTGGAGATGTGACCTCAGGTGATGACTGGGATCGGATTTTGGCGGATGTAGCACCTTCGACAGTGATCCACCTCGCAGCTGAGACAGGCACGGGGCAATCGCTCACGGAGGCATCCAGACATGCAGAAGTCAACGTCGTTGGTACGACTCAGATGCTTGATGCATTTACCCGAAATGGCAAGTTGCCAGAACGAATTGTGCTTACCTCCAGCCGGGCGGTGTATGGCGAGGGAGCCTGGCAGGACGCGAACGGCAAGATCGTCTACCCTGGGCAACGAACACGGGACATGCTGGACCGCGCACAGTGGGACTTTCCTGGCCTTACGGTCTTGCCGTTCAACTCGAGCACTGTGGTCGCCGATCCCACGAGCGTCTACGGATCAACAAAGCTCGCTCAGGAACACATTATTCGGGCCTGGTCACTTGCGATGAAAGTCACGCCAGTCATCTTCCGACTTCAAAATGTGTACGGACCAGGTCAATCGCTGACAAATCCGTACACAGGAATCCTGCCGTTCTTCGCACAGAAGGCTCGATCCGGCGACAGCATACCGGTCTACGAAGATGGCGATATTGTTCGGGACTTCGTATATATTAATGATGTTGCGTCGGCAATAGTCTCCGGTGCACTCAACTCCGGCGGCAATAAGTTCGCGTATGACATCGGAAGTGGCAGCGGGACCACGATTCTGCAAGTCGCAGAGATAATCGCCTCCATTTATGACGCGCCGAGGCCAACTATCAATGGCATGTTCCGTGACGGCGACGTGCGCGCCGCATCGTGCACAATCACGGACTCGCAATCAGCACTCGACTGGAGTCCAAAGGTCTCAGTAACTGATGGCGTCGCAAGGTTGTGCCACTGGATCGATACTGGCGAGAGAAGCTAA